One window of the Salvia splendens isolate huo1 chromosome 1, SspV2, whole genome shotgun sequence genome contains the following:
- the LOC121808376 gene encoding uncharacterized protein LOC121808376 isoform X2: MEQLINFIIRPPRAEYNPKDDLLDEEFLLKGKWYHRKDLEVKNSRGDVLLCSHYMPVVPPEGKTLPCVIYCHGNSGCRTDASEAAVILLPSNITVFALDFSGSGLSGGEHVTLGWNEKDDLKAVVNYLREDGNVSLIGLWGRSMGAVTSLMYGAEDPSIAGMVLDSPFSDLVDLMMELVDTYKVRLPKFTVKFAIQYMRKAIQRKAKFDIMELNTIKVAKSCFVPVLFGHAIEDDFIQPHHSDSVFDAYVGDKNIIKFEGDHNSPRPQFYFDSISIFFNNVLQPPEDEGGSTYFDLSNDYFPRGRWSTIQDSELSDELLGSPSGPPATSTEDAIRQLRSRRPMSATVVPADISSKDNRPDSEVESRSSDAQPSTSNMISLEFSRDSPHGSLGLGSVDDDEYVEYSLDMLAEFPSNVEEEERMLMVAIFESLKDSKESSSGVGGSSFPNPEPAPKDEAEGTILQPETSSQNPPSSKAEHSKTCSPSDDTPKADTSTVSNAGAPHPKQEETTSQIGAPSDNHRPSDVDMADRTKVTVEVEKNPTANIIDGLLRRWDIFRNR, from the exons ATGGAACAGCTCATCAACTTCATTATAAGACCGCCCAG AGCTGAATACAATCCAAAAGATGATTTGTTAGATGAAGAATTTTTGCTAAAAGGCAAGTGGTACCATAGGAAAGATTTGGAG GTTAAAAACAGTCGAGGAGATGTTCTGCTATGTAGCCATTACATGCCTGTTGTCCCTCCCGAAGGAAAGACACTGCCCTGTGTAATCTATTGTCATGGAAATAG TGGTTGCCGGACAGATGCCAGTGAAGCTGCTGTTATATTGTTGCCATCGAACATCACAGTTTTTGCTCTCGACTTCTCTGGTTCTGGACTATCAGGCGGAGAGCATGTTACTTTGGGCTGGAATGAG AAAGATGATCTCAAAGCTGTGGTTAATTATCTACGTGAAGATGGAAATGTTTCTTTAATTGGATTGTGGGGCCGCTCCATGGGTGCTGTTACTAG CTTGATGTATGGAGCTGAGGATCCTTCAATTGCAGGAATGGTTTTGGATAGCCCCTTTTCTGATTTGGTTGATTTGATGATGGAACTGGTTGATACATACAAAGTTCGGCTCCCCAAATTCACT GTTAAGTTTGCCATCCAGTATATGAGAAAAGCTATCCAAAGGAAGGCAAAATTTGACATTATGGAGCTGAACACAATTAAG GTTGCTAAATCTTGCTTTGTCCCAGTTCTGTTTGGCCATGCCATCGAGGATGATTTTATACAACCCCATCACTCTGATAGTGTTTTCGATGCTTATGTG GGAGACAAGAATATTATAAAGTTCGAGGGGGATCACAACTCTCCCCGCCCTCAGTTTTATTTTGATTctataagtattttttttaacaatgtaTTACAACCACCCGAGGATGAAGGAGGAAGTACCTACTTTGACTTGAGTAACGACTATTTCCCCAGG GGTAGATGGAGCACGATCCAGGATTCGGAGCTTTCAGATGAACTATTGGGTTCACCTTCTG GTCCGCCAGCTACTAGCACTGAGGATGCCATCAGGCAACTTCGCTCCAGGAGGCCTATGAGTGCGACTGTG GTTCCGGCGGATATCTCATCCAAAGATAATCGACCTGACTCTGAG GTGGAGAGTCGGAGCTCCGATGCTCAGCCATCGACTTCTAACATGATAAGCCTTGAATTCTCGAGAGATAGTCCTCATGGATCGCTTGGGCTTGGATCAGTAGACgacgacgaatatgtcgagtaCTCTCTTGACATGTTGGCAGAATTTCCAAGcaatgttgaagaagaagaaagg ATGTTGATGGTGGCCATATTCGAATCGTTGAAGGACTCGAAGGAATCGTCATCGGGCGTTGGTGGCAGTTCTTTCCCTAACCCAGAACCGGCACCAAAAGACGAAGCAGAAGGCACAATCTTACAGCCAGAGACTTCTTCTCAAAATCCGCCATCTTCCAAAGCGGAACATTCTAAAACTTGCTCTCCTAGTGATGACACGCCGAAGGCTGACACAAGTACAGTAAGCAATGCAGGTGCCCCACATCCCAAGCAAGAAGAAACGACGTCTCAGATTGGTGCACCATCGGATAATCACAGGCCGTCTGATGTTGACATGGCTGACCGGACGAAAGTCACCGTCGAGGTTGAGAAAAACCCGACAGCGAATATCATAGACGGTTTGTTGCGTCGCTGGGATATCTTCAGAAACAGATGA
- the LOC121808376 gene encoding uncharacterized protein LOC121808376 isoform X1 — protein sequence MEQLINFIIRPPSRAEYNPKDDLLDEEFLLKGKWYHRKDLEVKNSRGDVLLCSHYMPVVPPEGKTLPCVIYCHGNSGCRTDASEAAVILLPSNITVFALDFSGSGLSGGEHVTLGWNEKDDLKAVVNYLREDGNVSLIGLWGRSMGAVTSLMYGAEDPSIAGMVLDSPFSDLVDLMMELVDTYKVRLPKFTVKFAIQYMRKAIQRKAKFDIMELNTIKVAKSCFVPVLFGHAIEDDFIQPHHSDSVFDAYVGDKNIIKFEGDHNSPRPQFYFDSISIFFNNVLQPPEDEGGSTYFDLSNDYFPRGRWSTIQDSELSDELLGSPSGPPATSTEDAIRQLRSRRPMSATVVPADISSKDNRPDSEVESRSSDAQPSTSNMISLEFSRDSPHGSLGLGSVDDDEYVEYSLDMLAEFPSNVEEEERMLMVAIFESLKDSKESSSGVGGSSFPNPEPAPKDEAEGTILQPETSSQNPPSSKAEHSKTCSPSDDTPKADTSTVSNAGAPHPKQEETTSQIGAPSDNHRPSDVDMADRTKVTVEVEKNPTANIIDGLLRRWDIFRNR from the exons ATGGAACAGCTCATCAACTTCATTATAAGACCGCCCAG CAGAGCTGAATACAATCCAAAAGATGATTTGTTAGATGAAGAATTTTTGCTAAAAGGCAAGTGGTACCATAGGAAAGATTTGGAG GTTAAAAACAGTCGAGGAGATGTTCTGCTATGTAGCCATTACATGCCTGTTGTCCCTCCCGAAGGAAAGACACTGCCCTGTGTAATCTATTGTCATGGAAATAG TGGTTGCCGGACAGATGCCAGTGAAGCTGCTGTTATATTGTTGCCATCGAACATCACAGTTTTTGCTCTCGACTTCTCTGGTTCTGGACTATCAGGCGGAGAGCATGTTACTTTGGGCTGGAATGAG AAAGATGATCTCAAAGCTGTGGTTAATTATCTACGTGAAGATGGAAATGTTTCTTTAATTGGATTGTGGGGCCGCTCCATGGGTGCTGTTACTAG CTTGATGTATGGAGCTGAGGATCCTTCAATTGCAGGAATGGTTTTGGATAGCCCCTTTTCTGATTTGGTTGATTTGATGATGGAACTGGTTGATACATACAAAGTTCGGCTCCCCAAATTCACT GTTAAGTTTGCCATCCAGTATATGAGAAAAGCTATCCAAAGGAAGGCAAAATTTGACATTATGGAGCTGAACACAATTAAG GTTGCTAAATCTTGCTTTGTCCCAGTTCTGTTTGGCCATGCCATCGAGGATGATTTTATACAACCCCATCACTCTGATAGTGTTTTCGATGCTTATGTG GGAGACAAGAATATTATAAAGTTCGAGGGGGATCACAACTCTCCCCGCCCTCAGTTTTATTTTGATTctataagtattttttttaacaatgtaTTACAACCACCCGAGGATGAAGGAGGAAGTACCTACTTTGACTTGAGTAACGACTATTTCCCCAGG GGTAGATGGAGCACGATCCAGGATTCGGAGCTTTCAGATGAACTATTGGGTTCACCTTCTG GTCCGCCAGCTACTAGCACTGAGGATGCCATCAGGCAACTTCGCTCCAGGAGGCCTATGAGTGCGACTGTG GTTCCGGCGGATATCTCATCCAAAGATAATCGACCTGACTCTGAG GTGGAGAGTCGGAGCTCCGATGCTCAGCCATCGACTTCTAACATGATAAGCCTTGAATTCTCGAGAGATAGTCCTCATGGATCGCTTGGGCTTGGATCAGTAGACgacgacgaatatgtcgagtaCTCTCTTGACATGTTGGCAGAATTTCCAAGcaatgttgaagaagaagaaagg ATGTTGATGGTGGCCATATTCGAATCGTTGAAGGACTCGAAGGAATCGTCATCGGGCGTTGGTGGCAGTTCTTTCCCTAACCCAGAACCGGCACCAAAAGACGAAGCAGAAGGCACAATCTTACAGCCAGAGACTTCTTCTCAAAATCCGCCATCTTCCAAAGCGGAACATTCTAAAACTTGCTCTCCTAGTGATGACACGCCGAAGGCTGACACAAGTACAGTAAGCAATGCAGGTGCCCCACATCCCAAGCAAGAAGAAACGACGTCTCAGATTGGTGCACCATCGGATAATCACAGGCCGTCTGATGTTGACATGGCTGACCGGACGAAAGTCACCGTCGAGGTTGAGAAAAACCCGACAGCGAATATCATAGACGGTTTGTTGCGTCGCTGGGATATCTTCAGAAACAGATGA
- the LOC121808372 gene encoding uncharacterized protein LOC121808372: MNHNSSPSESQGSVHLHIFELSNTPTTSLDTKASSATDASSSLSSARAPEKQLTLFALRLAVLEKTASGIGTLGFIWATVVLLGGFAITLDKTDFWFITIILLIEGTRIFSRSHELELQHQATWSITEAGISTFRAIKNAFSSSRTAKHRTTRQLRTDWGEKRPPTRTWTSSEVPLLSYGKWMFISTNVSRVLHWLQLASAVSCVVLSMIKLVHRDFGDMEKDNSDKRNRESALIIFYSLSLSEALLFLLEKAYWEWKLTFDSLLEIVNKECELGDSGLISIRRFFYDAYSKCVNGSVFDGLKMDMVSFAIELLSSNSPDENLIGARILRRFATSSRFSQDTLQKIGISLPVVERLVEMLNWKDEEEEEIRYSAAEILSELASKKHNSQRIAGIAGALESISCLLHRSRGHGRVTDQISEKKKKKRGQGHGRPWSFNNVGLEILKKLARDHDICGKIGNTKGLLPKIIDFAHADEILLRGPSSETATVKLSMQVLKMLASTAGAAGRQLRREISEIVLTIGYIRDVLRYGDRHPELQILGIEILTSLAIEEDATERIGATGGVVKELFRIFFNDSIPEEQQHVRAAAGEALAMLALESDSTCRGILKLGLNEHLVTAVEAPLLRVNAARILRNLFAFSGDDCFHHLKSLTAAAPTILEAIMREEGKLLEVMIGAASYMFKFMDHQESRSMFKRVGIRERDLPNRLFLILSKYQQPCIKVPSMRRYTIELAIWLMKEERENVRAFRGLGMVRELESVTETTSELESFNIFSGTVGLCRHKVTMLALVEAAMKLLEG; this comes from the exons ATGAATCACAACTCTTCACCTAGTGAAAGCCAAGGCAGCGTCCATCTCCACATTTTTGAGCTCAGCAACACCCCAACCACCAGCCTCGACACGAAAGCCAGCAGCGCCACCGACGCCTCGTCCTCCCTTTCCTCAGCCCGGGCGCCGGAGAAGCAGCTGACCCTCTTCGCCCTCCGCCTGGCTGTACTGGAAAAAACCGCCTCTGGCATCGGCACGCTCGGCTTCATCTGGGCAACCGTAGTCCTCCTAGGCGGCTTCGCCATCACCCTCGACAAGACCGACTTCTGGTTCATCACCATCATCCTCCTTATCGAAGGGACCCGCATCTTCAGCCGCAGCCACGAGCTAGAGCTCCAGCACCAAGCCACATGGTCCATCACCGAAGCCGGCATTTCAACCTTCCGAGCCATAAAAAACGCCTTCTCATCATCACGAACCGCCAAGCATCGCACAACAAGGCAGCTACGAACCGATTGGGGGGAGAAACGGCCGCCTACGAGGACGTGGACGAGCTCGGAGGTGCCATTGCTCTCGTACGGGAAATGGATGTTTATATCAACAAATGTCAGCAGAGTCCTCCACTGGCTGCAGCTCGCTTCCGCTGTATCCTGCGTGGTTCTGTCGATGATCAAGCTCGTCCACCGTGATTTTGGAGACATGGAGAAGGACAATTCTGATAAAAGGAACCGGGAATCGGCCTTGATCATATTCTACTCTTTATCCCTGTCTGAAGCTCTTCTGTTTCTGCTAGAGAAAGCCTATTGGGAATGGAAGCTCACCTTCGATTCTTTGTTGGAAATCGTTAACAAAGAGTGTGAGTTGGGAGATTCCGGTCTGATTTCGATCCGGAGATTCTTTTACGACGCATATTCAAAATGCGTCAACGGGAGTGTCTTCGATGGATTGAAAATGGACATGGTCTCCTTCGCCATAGAGCTTCTAAGCTCCAACTCCCCCGATGAGAATCTCATCGGGGCGAGGATCTTGAGGAGATTCGCGACCAGCTCGCGATTCTCCCAAGATACCCTGCAGAAAATCGGGATCAGTCTCCCTGTGGTGGAAAGGTTGGTGGAGATGTTAAACTGGAAggatgaagaagaggaagagatcAGATACTCTGCAGCAGAGATCTTGTCCGAGCTAGCTAGCAAGAAGCATAACTCTCAGAGGATTGCCGGGATTGCAGGGGCACTCGAGTCTATCTCTTGCTTGCTGCATCGCTCACGCGGCCATGGCCGTGTAACTGACCAGATatccgagaagaagaagaagaagagaggccAGGGCCACGGCCGGCCGTGGTCGTTCAACAACGTAGGACTCGAGATCTTGAAGAAGCTGGCTCGTGATCACGACATATGTGGCAAGATTGGCAACACTAAAGGGCTGCTGCCGAAGATCATAGACTTCGCCCACGCGGACGAGATCCTGCTGAGGGGGCCTTCGTCGGAGACTGCCACGGTGAAGCTGTCCATGCAGGTGCTGAAGATGCTGGCGAGCACGGCTGGGGCGGCCGGGAGGCAGCTGAGGAGGGAGATCTCCGAGATTGTTTTGACGATTGGTTACATCAGAGATGTGTTGAGGTATGGAGACAGGCATCCGGAGCTGCAGATTTTAGGGATTGAGATATTGACCAGCTTAGCGATTGAGGAGGACGCGACGGAGAGGATCGGAGCCACCGGAGGGGTTGTGAAGGAGCTTTTTAGGATTTTTTTCAACGACAGCATACCAGAGGAGCAGCAGCATGTCCGTGCTGCTGCAGGCGAGGCTCTCGCGATGCTGGCATTGGAGAGTGACAGCACCTGCAGGGGTATACTGAAGCTCGGCCTCAACGAGCATCTCGTCACCGCGGTGGAGGCTCCGCTGCTTCGGGTTAATGCAGCCAGGATTCTCAGGAATCTCTTTGCTTTCAGTGGGGATGACTGCTTTCACCACCTCAAGAGCCTCACTGCTGCTGCACCAACT ATTCTTGAAGCCATCATGAGAGAGGAGGGGAAGCTTCTGGAGGTGATGATTGGAGCAGCATCATACATGTTCAAGTTCATGGATCATCAAGAATCAAGAAGCATGTTCAAGAGAGTTGGAATTAGAGAGAGGGACCTTCCGAATCGGCTGTTCTTGATCCTGAGCAAGTATCAGCAGCCATGTATCAAGGTTCCCAGCATGAGAAGGTACACCATAGAGCTGGCCATCTGGCTGATGAAAGAGGAGAGGGAGAACGTGAGGGCCTTCCGAGGTCTGGGGATGGTGAGGGAGCTCGAGTCCGTGACAGAGACGACGTCGGAGCTCGAGAGCTTCAACATTTTCTCTGGAACAGTTGGCCTCTGCAGGCACAAAGTGACCATGCTTGCACTTGTTGAAGCTGCAATGAAGCTGTTAGAGGGATGA